A region from the Azospirillum thermophilum genome encodes:
- a CDS encoding CobW family GTP-binding protein, producing MLQALLRHPGMARTAIVINEFGEVGLDHLLVAKASENMVLMDSGCLCCTIRGDLVDTLRDLFLKRVRGEVPDFERVVVETTGLADPAPIIHTLMTDPLLAARFRLDGVITTVDAVHGSSQLDRQPESVKQAAVADRIVLTKTDVATPQATLALCRRLGTINPAAPIIPAAHGEVDPATLFDAGLFNPETKSPDVVRWLREEAYREAQARGHDGHDGHDHGHGHHGHDHDHGHHHHDHGHDHEHGEACGPDCGHDHHHHDANRHDDHIRAFCMVVERPVPWNSFVDFMEALIARGGDNLLRIKGMLNVVETDMPVVVHGVQHMFHPPVRLEEWPNDDHRTKLVFITRDMDQSVIEPLFNALVWGEGPIPDALPEAAPKA from the coding sequence GGCGCGCACCGCCATCGTGATCAACGAGTTCGGCGAGGTCGGGCTCGACCATCTGCTGGTCGCCAAGGCGTCGGAGAACATGGTGCTGATGGACAGCGGCTGCCTGTGCTGCACCATCCGCGGCGATCTGGTCGACACGCTGCGCGACCTGTTCCTGAAGCGGGTGCGCGGCGAGGTGCCGGACTTCGAGCGCGTGGTGGTGGAGACCACCGGCCTTGCCGATCCGGCCCCGATCATCCACACGCTGATGACCGACCCGCTGCTGGCCGCCCGCTTCCGGCTGGACGGGGTGATCACCACGGTGGACGCGGTGCATGGCTCCAGCCAGCTCGACCGCCAGCCGGAGAGCGTGAAGCAGGCCGCCGTCGCCGACCGCATCGTGCTGACCAAGACCGACGTCGCGACACCGCAGGCCACGCTGGCGCTGTGCCGGCGCCTCGGCACCATCAACCCGGCCGCCCCGATCATCCCCGCCGCCCATGGCGAGGTCGATCCCGCCACGCTCTTCGACGCCGGCCTTTTCAACCCCGAGACCAAGAGCCCGGACGTCGTCCGCTGGCTGCGCGAGGAGGCCTACCGCGAGGCACAGGCGCGGGGCCACGATGGCCATGACGGGCATGATCATGGGCACGGGCATCACGGGCATGATCATGATCACGGCCATCACCATCATGATCACGGGCATGACCATGAGCACGGCGAGGCCTGCGGTCCCGATTGCGGCCACGACCATCACCATCACGATGCCAACCGGCACGACGACCATATCCGCGCCTTCTGCATGGTGGTGGAGCGTCCGGTCCCCTGGAACAGCTTCGTGGACTTCATGGAGGCCCTGATCGCCCGCGGCGGCGACAACCTGCTGCGCATCAAGGGCATGCTGAACGTGGTGGAGACCGACATGCCGGTCGTCGTCCACGGCGTACAGCACATGTTCCACCCGCCGGTGCGGCTGGAGGAATGGCCGAACGACGATCACCGGACCAAGCTGGTCTTCATCACCCGCGACATGGACCAGTCGGTGATCGAGCCGCTGTTCAACGCCCTGGTCTGGGGAGAGGGCCCGATACCGGACGCCTTGCCGGAGGCCGCGCCGAAGGCCTGA